The Candidatus Thermoplasmatota archaeon genomic sequence AAACGAATGGACTATGATTAAAGATAACATCGATCTCCCCTCATATAGCGGTGAGTGGAACCTAACAGGAACATTGTGGGATTCACTAAATGAGACCGTAACATATTATATATATTTCAGACTCACAGATTTCTGCGGAAATGTCTATACTACTCCAGATAACTCCGAGGCAGCCAAGATAATTAAAGACCTCACCGTCTCAAAACCTTATCTAGATCTATCTGATTTTTCAGAGTGGCACTGGGATGATGAATTCAACATATCCGCTACCATAAATGACATTGACATAAAAAGCGTGGAATTATACTATAGGTATTCAGCGGACAACAAAAACTGGGGTGAATGGACATTGGTTGGCAAAAAACTAACAGAAAAACCATTTAATTGGAAATTCAACGCCAAAGATGGCAGTGGATACTACCAGTTTAAAACAAGAATCTCTGATTTCGCAGGTAACATAGGCGAGTCACCATTAGAAACAATCGGCGTAACCCTATTCCCAATGACCCAGATAATCATAATGATAATACTAGCATTCATACTGATAATAATCATAGTTCTAATGCTAACAAAAATGAGAAAGAAAAAAACATAAAAAACTTCATCTTTTTCTTTTTTTTACTTTCCATCTAAAATATGGAATATCTTTTCTAAAAGACAATCTATTCCTCCACCGGTTTCACAGGATAAAGAGATATCACCCAAACCGGTTTTTTTGATATCAGCCTTGTTTTCAACTATTATCATAGGCGCGTTGTTAAACATTTTTTTAACCTTCGACAACAAACTTTTCTGGTCTTCTAAAGAATAACCACAAGTCTCAGATGCATCTAAAATAAATACTATAAGGTCAGCAAGATTTGATAAAGCCGCGATCGCCTGCTTCTCTATATTATTCCTCTTGGATAATGGCCTATCTAAAAGACCAGGTGTATCAATAACCTGATATTTTTTTGTTACATGCCTCTCTTTTTTTTCTATATGGCCGACATGTATCTCCTTTGTTGTAAATGGGTACTGGGCAACCTCTGGTTTAGCAGAAGAAAGACGCCTAAGCAAAGAAGACTTGCCTACATTAGGGTAACCTGCTATAACAATCGTTGGTAAATCCTGTATCTCTGGTAAACCGCTTATAATCGCCTGCGCCTTCGAAAGCACATCTAGGTCTTTGCTTATTTGTTTTACAACAGATGATATCCTACCATAGATCTCTTTTTGTTTAGCTACCAAAAAATCAATGTCTAAAGATCTCCTAAGAGATTTAACCTGTTTCAGGTAAATTTTGTTACAGGTTTTTCTAGCCCAATCAACAGCACCAAGGGATTTTTTTAGCTTGTTAATATCAATTTTTATAGATAATATATCATGGTAGAACATTGGTAGTTGTTCGATTGAAGGAAACTCTTTCACATATCTCTCTAGATGCGAGGTGATGTCTGTCGTAAATGAGTCAATTCCAGCGATTATTGTCTTTTTTTTCTTGTATAGCGCGTTTCTATCATGTATTTGTATTTTACTGGCTCTCCTAAAACATAAATCCAGTAACTCTTTTGAACTCAGCACTTTAGGTATATTTTTGAGCATAATAATTGAAAAGCTTTATGTGATACTTATAAATTAATATGTTGGTGTAAAACTGTATGGACGAAGGATACATCCTATCAAACAAGTACCGTAGAGCAATCTTTGATGAGCTTGCATCTGGTGAATCTGATATAAGGCGCATAGCGAAAAAGCATCACATCGTCCTACCTGTAGTTGATAAGGTTATTGATGATTTTGTTAGGGGCGGGGTTTTGTTGAAAAAAGGTAATAAATATGTTTTTACTGAGGAAGGAGAAAAATTAGTTAAAAGTATCAGAGGATGAGAATTGAGGATTGATTTATGAAGCCTTACATTTTGCAAACATTGAAGGAGCTTGCCTTGCTTGGTGCTACAAGAAATAAGATTGAGGTTTCTTCTCTTGAGTTGGCTAAACAGCTTAAAACAAGTCAGCAGACAGCCTCTCGGTATCTTCTTGAGTTAGATCATAGTGGTTTGATAACTAGGGAGTTCGGTGTGAAGAAGCAGATTATTCAGATCACTGATGCCGGAGTTGATGCTCTTCAGGAGGAGTACCTTAGTTATAAACAGATTTTTGATTTAACAGATGAGATTCATTTCATTGGTAGGGTTGTATCTGGTATGGGTGAGGGCCGGTATTATACTGAGCAGAATGGTTATATTAGTCAATTCAAAGAGAAACTAGGTTTTATACCTTATCCTGGTACTTTGAATGTTGAAATCAGCTACATTGAGCGTAACAAGCTTAGATTATTGAAGGAGTACAATGCTATAACTGTGGATGAGTTTAGGGACAGGGATCGTACTTTTGGTGGTGTTAGATGTTTTAATGCTGAGATAAATGGTGTTAGGGGCGCAATTGTTTTACCAGTGCGTAGTCATTATTCTAATATTTTGGAGTTCATATCACCTTATTATCTACGTGAGAAACTAGGTTTAAAAGATGGTGATGAGGTAAAGGTTATAATTTATCTTGGAAAAAGAAGTTGAGTTTGTTTTTCATGAAAAATCAGTTGGTCGCTGATATATTGTATAAAATTGCGGATCTACTCGATATCAAGGGAGAGATTTTTTTTAAAACAAGGGCATATAGGACAGCTGCGCAGAATATAGAGGTTTTAGACGAGGATATAGAGGTTGTTGCAAAAGAGGATAGACTACAGGCTATACCAGGTGTTGGGGAGGCGCTTGCTAAAAAGATTAAGGAGATTGTTGAGACCGGTAAACTTGAGTATTTTGAAAAACTTAAAAAGGAGATGCCAGAGGGTTTGTTGGCTTTGTTAGAAATCCCTGGTCTTGGCCCTAAAAAGGTTTCTACTTTGTATAATAAACTTGGTATAACAAGTATTGAAAAACTTAGAAAAGCATGCTTGGCGGGTAAGTTGCGTGAGCTTGATGGTTTTGGTGAGATAACCGAGAGGAATATCCTTCGTGGTATACAGCTCCTTGAAAAAACCAGTGGACGTGTGCTACTAAATGTCGCATATGATGATGGAAACAGTTATTTGGCTTATCTTAAGAAGTGTAAAAAAATTGATTGTGTTAGTCTCGCTGGTAGTCTACGCAGAATGAAAGAAACCATCGGCGACCTGGATATTCTTGCCTCATCAAAATGTCCTGATGATGTTATGGATCATTTTGTGAAATACAAAGATGTTCAAAACGTGCTTATGAAGGGGCCAACAAAAACTAGTGTGATTCTAAAGGATAACCTTCAGGTTGACATCCGGGTTGTAAACAGGGAAAGCTATGGCGCTGCACTTCAATATTTCACAGGCTCAAAGGAACACAACGTAGCTATGCGTAGTATAGCTATAAAGAAGGGTTACAAGCTTAATGAATATGGTCTTTTTGACAAAAAAACTGACAAATACATCGCTGGTAAAGATGAGAAAGAGATATACAAAAAACTTGGTTTACAGTACATTGAACCAGAGCTTAGAGAGAATCGTGGTGAAATTGAGGCGGCGAAAAAAAAGAAGCTGCCAAAACTAGTTGGGTACAATGACATAGCCGGGGATTTCCATGTTCATTCCATCTGGAGTGATGGCAACGATTCTGTAGAAACAATAGCGGGTTATGCAAAAAAAATGGGTTACACCTTTGTTGGAATCACTGATCATTCTCAATCACTTAAAATCGCTAATGGTGTTTCT encodes the following:
- a CDS encoding 50S ribosome-binding GTPase is translated as MLKNIPKVLSSKELLDLCFRRASKIQIHDRNALYKKKKTIIAGIDSFTTDITSHLERYVKEFPSIEQLPMFYHDILSIKIDINKLKKSLGAVDWARKTCNKIYLKQVKSLRRSLDIDFLVAKQKEIYGRISSVVKQISKDLDVLSKAQAIISGLPEIQDLPTIVIAGYPNVGKSSLLRRLSSAKPEVAQYPFTTKEIHVGHIEKKERHVTKKYQVIDTPGLLDRPLSKRNNIEKQAIAALSNLADLIVFILDASETCGYSLEDQKSLLSKVKKMFNNAPMIIVENKADIKKTGLGDISLSCETGGGIDCLLEKIFHILDGK
- a CDS encoding DUF120 domain-containing protein, whose amino-acid sequence is MKPYILQTLKELALLGATRNKIEVSSLELAKQLKTSQQTASRYLLELDHSGLITREFGVKKQIIQITDAGVDALQEEYLSYKQIFDLTDEIHFIGRVVSGMGEGRYYTEQNGYISQFKEKLGFIPYPGTLNVEISYIERNKLRLLKEYNAITVDEFRDRDRTFGGVRCFNAEINGVRGAIVLPVRSHYSNILEFISPYYLREKLGLKDGDEVKVIIYLGKRS
- the polX gene encoding DNA polymerase/3'-5' exonuclease PolX — translated: MKNQLVADILYKIADLLDIKGEIFFKTRAYRTAAQNIEVLDEDIEVVAKEDRLQAIPGVGEALAKKIKEIVETGKLEYFEKLKKEMPEGLLALLEIPGLGPKKVSTLYNKLGITSIEKLRKACLAGKLRELDGFGEITERNILRGIQLLEKTSGRVLLNVAYDDGNSYLAYLKKCKKIDCVSLAGSLRRMKETIGDLDILASSKCPDDVMDHFVKYKDVQNVLMKGPTKTSVILKDNLQVDIRVVNRESYGAALQYFTGSKEHNVAMRSIAIKKGYKLNEYGLFDKKTDKYIAGKDEKEIYKKLGLQYIEPELRENRGEIEAAKKKKLPKLVGYNDIAGDFHVHSIWSDGNDSVETIAGYAKKMGYTFVGITDHSQSLKIANGVSEEKIEKKIDEINKINKKLSNFRVLCGTECDIKSDGKLDYSNRVLKKFDFVYIGIHTGFKMNKKDMTRRIIKGMENEYVDFLAHPTGRLIGRRDPYEVDVESIIDKAKETGTFLEINSFPDRLDLDDLHVKFAKEKGLRFVLGTDAHSVNHLSFMRFGIATARRGWLEKKDILNTYSLKEIEKILGCG